Proteins from a genomic interval of Phenylobacterium sp. LH3H17:
- a CDS encoding NUDIX hydrolase → MRDRLTARVLLFDPAGAILLLRGRMPGHPASSSAWHTVGGGVDPGETLIEAARREVAEESGFTEVDLGPVVWTRSGAGVLVTGEQVLFKEHYFVGLCPGGEPSRAGWADYETDLIDDIRWWTPLELAGLTERIYPERFLELFPGIAAGVYPDPPLEITVTRLTS, encoded by the coding sequence ATGCGCGACCGCCTGACCGCCCGAGTGCTGCTGTTCGATCCCGCCGGCGCCATCCTGCTGCTGCGCGGGCGTATGCCGGGCCATCCGGCCAGCAGCTCGGCCTGGCATACGGTCGGCGGCGGCGTCGATCCCGGCGAGACCCTGATCGAGGCGGCGCGCCGCGAGGTCGCCGAGGAGAGCGGCTTCACCGAGGTCGACCTTGGCCCCGTGGTCTGGACCCGGTCCGGGGCGGGGGTCCTGGTCACCGGCGAGCAGGTGCTGTTCAAGGAGCACTACTTCGTCGGCCTCTGCCCCGGCGGCGAGCCCTCCCGCGCGGGCTGGGCCGACTACGAGACCGACCTGATCGACGACATCCGCTGGTGGACCCCGCTCGAGCTCGCGGGCCTGACCGAGCGCATCTATCCCGAGCGCTTCCTCGAGCTGTTCCCCGGCATCGCCGCGGGCGTCTATCCCGATCCGCCGCTGGAGATCACCGTGACGCGGCTGACATCCTAG
- a CDS encoding EAL domain-containing protein — protein MQLSPQRLLGFAFASADLLLEITAEGRIGFAIGASEALSGSAETALVGRAWRDFIDPRDRPMVEALLGGLNEGGRGGPVVVTLAGSAGASERAASFTAFRMPGNEGAISCAFSRAAAKVMHGLHDKSSFETATAALIETAKATGQELEMALIELGGLGALRKLLGPEASKDLDDRLAGALRAQSHGGGAAADLGSDRFALVRPKGDSVDALVQRLIQLVAIDPKHGVKPDARSMSLMGDASPGQILRALRFSLDNFIKDGMDGKPSTTLNEAVSRSVQRTLVEVGALGEAVNEKRFRLVYQPVVNLKANAALHHYEVLVRFGDNASPFPMIRMAEELDLIEALDIAVVEQTIAKLASDPGLKLAANISGRTIGSPAFVQAVKTMLAGTPEACGRLLFEITESAAIDDLAVADRHLKALRSEGCMICLDDFGAGAASLAYLQQLTLDIVKIDGRYIRELQHGGRESTFIRHLVTMCSELGVKTLAEMVENANAEEAVRRAGVDFAQGWLYGAPADTPEQPAGAHVDTMAHVKPAARRMGSVEGWG, from the coding sequence TTGCAGCTCAGTCCGCAACGTCTGCTCGGCTTCGCCTTCGCCAGCGCGGACCTTCTCCTCGAGATCACCGCCGAAGGCAGGATCGGTTTCGCCATCGGCGCCAGCGAGGCGCTGTCGGGCTCCGCCGAGACGGCTCTGGTCGGCCGCGCCTGGCGCGACTTCATCGATCCCCGCGACCGTCCGATGGTCGAGGCCCTGCTGGGCGGCCTGAACGAAGGCGGGCGCGGCGGGCCGGTGGTGGTGACCCTGGCGGGTTCGGCCGGCGCCAGCGAGCGCGCAGCCTCGTTCACCGCCTTCCGCATGCCGGGCAATGAGGGGGCGATCTCCTGCGCCTTCAGCCGCGCCGCGGCCAAGGTGATGCACGGCCTGCACGACAAGAGCTCCTTCGAGACCGCCACCGCGGCGCTCATCGAGACCGCCAAGGCCACCGGCCAGGAGCTGGAGATGGCCCTGATCGAGCTGGGCGGCCTGGGCGCCCTGCGCAAGCTGCTGGGACCCGAGGCCTCCAAGGACCTGGACGACCGCCTGGCAGGGGCCCTGCGCGCCCAGTCGCACGGCGGCGGCGCCGCGGCCGACCTGGGATCGGACCGCTTCGCCCTGGTGCGCCCGAAGGGCGACAGCGTTGACGCCCTGGTCCAGCGGCTGATCCAACTGGTGGCCATCGATCCCAAGCACGGCGTCAAGCCGGACGCGCGGTCCATGAGCCTGATGGGGGACGCCTCCCCCGGCCAGATTCTGCGCGCGCTGCGTTTCTCGCTCGACAACTTCATCAAGGACGGGATGGACGGCAAACCGTCCACGACCCTCAACGAGGCGGTCAGCCGCTCAGTGCAGCGCACCCTGGTCGAGGTCGGCGCCCTGGGAGAAGCGGTCAACGAGAAGCGCTTCCGGCTGGTCTACCAGCCGGTGGTGAACCTCAAGGCCAACGCCGCCCTGCACCACTACGAGGTCCTGGTCCGCTTCGGCGACAACGCCAGCCCCTTCCCGATGATCCGCATGGCCGAGGAGCTCGACCTGATCGAGGCCCTGGATATCGCCGTGGTCGAACAGACCATCGCCAAACTGGCCTCCGATCCGGGGCTGAAGCTGGCGGCCAACATCTCCGGCCGCACCATCGGCAGCCCGGCCTTCGTCCAGGCGGTCAAGACGATGCTGGCCGGGACTCCCGAGGCCTGCGGCCGGCTGCTGTTCGAGATCACCGAGAGCGCGGCCATCGACGACCTGGCCGTCGCCGACCGCCATCTGAAGGCCCTGCGCTCCGAGGGCTGCATGATCTGCCTCGACGACTTCGGCGCCGGCGCCGCCTCCCTGGCCTATCTGCAGCAACTGACCCTGGACATCGTCAAGATCGACGGCCGCTACATCCGCGAGCTGCAGCACGGCGGCCGCGAGAGCACCTTCATCCGCCACCTGGTGACCATGTGCTCGGAACTCGGGGTCAAGACCCTGGCCGAGATGGTGGAGAACGCCAACGCCGAGGAAGCCGTGCGCCGGGCCGGGGTCGACTTCGCCCAGGGCTGGCTCTACGGCGCGCCCGCCGACACCCCCGAGCAGCCGGCCGGCGCCCATGTCGACACCATGGCCCACGTGAAGCCCGCCGCGCGGCGGATGGGGTCTGTCGAGGGTTGGGGCTAG
- a CDS encoding acyl-CoA synthetase, which produces MTAWIFADVWEAIAAAQPERPALIQGERVVSWGQFDARADALAAHLVESGLSPKAKVAAYLYNGPEYLETYYAAFKAGLAPFNTNYRYGGDELTYLFDNADAEAVVFHASFAGMIEAIRDHLPTVKRWIAVAEPGHPAPAWADDYEGVVAKVPGKRPFKAPWGRSPDDLILLYTGGTTGMPKGVMWRQDDLFNVIGAGGNALQGVPPLTSPQEAAERLTGEQRRTLVCCPLMHGTGQFSAFITLNVGGTVATLPSRQFNAMELWDEAVRLKADGIVIVGLAFSTPMLEALEANPGRWNLDHVKTMSSSGSMWSQENKRGLLSFAKNAMIMDSFGSSEAVGLGASASAPGAEAATAAFMLGPNCAVFAEDGRRVEPGSGERGLVAVTGFLPVGYYKDPEKSAKTFQTMEGQRWSVPGDWAEVNADGTLKLLGRGSQCINTGGEKVFPEEVEEALKTHPGVRDAVVVGVPDARFGERICAVVEGDAAALTLEAMAAHVKSRLAAYKAPRELVVVDSIGRAPNGKVDYKSSRDLALAALGVSA; this is translated from the coding sequence GTGACCGCTTGGATCTTCGCCGACGTCTGGGAGGCGATCGCCGCCGCGCAGCCGGAGCGCCCGGCCCTGATCCAGGGCGAGCGCGTGGTGAGCTGGGGCCAGTTCGACGCCCGCGCCGACGCCCTGGCCGCACACCTGGTCGAGAGCGGGCTCAGCCCCAAGGCCAAGGTGGCGGCCTATCTCTACAACGGCCCGGAATACCTGGAGACCTACTACGCGGCCTTCAAGGCCGGGCTGGCGCCGTTCAACACCAACTACCGCTATGGCGGCGACGAGCTGACCTATCTGTTCGACAACGCCGACGCCGAGGCGGTGGTGTTCCACGCCAGCTTCGCGGGCATGATCGAAGCGATCCGCGACCACCTGCCGACGGTGAAGCGCTGGATCGCCGTGGCCGAGCCCGGCCATCCGGCTCCGGCCTGGGCCGACGACTATGAGGGCGTGGTCGCCAAGGTCCCCGGGAAGCGGCCGTTCAAGGCGCCATGGGGCCGCTCGCCCGACGACCTGATCCTGCTCTATACCGGCGGCACCACCGGGATGCCCAAGGGCGTCATGTGGCGGCAGGACGACCTGTTCAACGTCATCGGGGCCGGCGGCAACGCCCTGCAGGGCGTCCCGCCCCTGACGAGCCCGCAGGAGGCCGCCGAGCGCCTCACCGGCGAGCAGCGGCGGACTCTGGTCTGCTGCCCGCTGATGCACGGCACCGGCCAGTTCTCGGCCTTCATCACGCTGAATGTCGGCGGCACGGTCGCCACCCTGCCCTCGCGCCAGTTCAACGCCATGGAGCTGTGGGACGAGGCGGTGCGGCTGAAAGCCGACGGCATCGTCATCGTCGGCCTGGCCTTCTCCACCCCCATGCTGGAGGCGCTGGAGGCCAATCCCGGCCGCTGGAACCTCGACCACGTGAAGACCATGAGCTCCTCGGGCTCCATGTGGAGCCAGGAGAACAAGCGCGGCCTGCTGTCCTTCGCCAAGAACGCCATGATCATGGACAGCTTCGGGTCGTCGGAGGCGGTCGGCCTGGGGGCCTCGGCCTCCGCGCCGGGGGCGGAGGCGGCGACGGCGGCCTTCATGCTGGGCCCTAACTGCGCGGTGTTCGCCGAGGACGGCCGCCGGGTGGAGCCGGGCTCGGGCGAGCGCGGCCTGGTGGCGGTGACCGGCTTCCTGCCCGTGGGCTACTACAAGGACCCGGAGAAGAGCGCCAAGACCTTCCAGACCATGGAGGGCCAGCGCTGGAGCGTCCCGGGCGACTGGGCCGAGGTCAATGCCGACGGCACGTTGAAACTGCTGGGCCGCGGAAGCCAGTGCATCAACACCGGCGGCGAGAAGGTCTTCCCCGAGGAGGTCGAGGAAGCGCTGAAGACCCATCCCGGGGTCCGCGACGCGGTGGTGGTCGGCGTGCCCGACGCGCGCTTCGGCGAGCGCATCTGTGCGGTGGTCGAGGGCGATGCGGCCGCCCTGACGCTGGAGGCGATGGCGGCCCATGTGAAGTCGCGACTGGCCGCCTACAAGGCGCCGCGCGAGCTGGTGGTGGTCGACTCGATCGGCCGGGCCCCCAACGGCAAGGTCGACTACAAGTCCTCCCGGGACCTGGCCCTGGCGGCGTTGGGGGTCAGCGCCTAG
- a CDS encoding PHB depolymerase family esterase, with protein sequence MPGLGETTAMLARLRRSAKAPMGGVVSGRMVETAAFGDNPGALRMFSHAPEGLARGAPLVVVLHGCTQGAQAYAAGAGWLTLADRHGFVVVAAEQTAANNPNRCFNWFSPGDTRRGEGEAASIAAMAAHAIAEHGLDPERVFVTGLSAGGAMTSVMLAAYPDLFAGGAIIAGLPYGVADSVPEALRAMNRADGRAAPELGALVRGAAPIGGRIPRVAIWHGGADTVVHASNADDIASQWAWAHGLAVEPHETVSQPGRTHSTWRSPATGEVLIESHRLARLGHGTPLASQGPEGVGAAAPFMLEAGVSSSEEILAFWGLEPRPASEWPKARPETATRPAAARPPAARGRRVAPETPDSLGSQVMASIAPHVPSGVQEVIARALKSAGLMR encoded by the coding sequence ATGCCGGGTCTTGGAGAGACGACCGCCATGCTGGCGCGGCTGCGGCGCAGCGCCAAGGCGCCTATGGGCGGCGTGGTGTCCGGGCGAATGGTCGAGACGGCCGCGTTCGGGGACAATCCCGGGGCTTTGCGGATGTTCAGCCATGCGCCGGAGGGCCTGGCGCGCGGCGCGCCGCTGGTGGTGGTGCTGCACGGCTGCACACAGGGCGCGCAGGCCTATGCGGCGGGAGCCGGCTGGCTGACCCTGGCCGATCGCCACGGTTTCGTGGTGGTGGCGGCCGAGCAGACGGCGGCGAACAACCCCAACCGCTGCTTCAACTGGTTCTCCCCTGGCGACACGCGCCGGGGCGAGGGCGAGGCGGCCTCCATCGCCGCCATGGCCGCCCATGCGATCGCCGAGCACGGCCTGGACCCCGAGCGGGTGTTCGTGACCGGGCTGTCGGCCGGCGGCGCCATGACCTCGGTGATGCTGGCGGCCTATCCCGACCTGTTCGCGGGCGGGGCGATCATCGCGGGCCTGCCCTATGGGGTGGCCGACAGCGTACCGGAGGCGCTGCGGGCGATGAACCGGGCAGATGGCCGGGCCGCGCCGGAACTGGGCGCCCTGGTGCGGGGCGCGGCGCCGATCGGTGGCCGGATCCCGCGGGTGGCGATCTGGCACGGAGGCGCCGACACGGTGGTGCACGCGTCGAACGCCGACGACATCGCCAGCCAGTGGGCCTGGGCGCACGGCCTGGCGGTCGAGCCGCACGAGACCGTGTCCCAGCCAGGACGCACGCACTCGACCTGGCGTTCGCCCGCGACCGGCGAGGTGCTGATCGAGAGCCACCGGCTGGCGCGGCTGGGCCATGGGACCCCGCTGGCGAGCCAGGGGCCCGAGGGGGTGGGCGCGGCCGCGCCCTTCATGCTGGAGGCCGGGGTGTCGTCCTCGGAGGAGATCCTGGCCTTCTGGGGCCTGGAACCGCGCCCGGCGAGCGAGTGGCCCAAGGCGCGGCCGGAGACCGCCACCCGCCCGGCCGCCGCGCGGCCGCCGGCGGCGCGGGGCAGGCGCGTCGCGCCGGAGACGCCGGACAGCCTGGGGTCCCAGGTCATGGCCAGCATCGCCCCGCATGTGCCCAGCGGCGTGCAGGAGGTGATCGCCAGGGCGCTGAAGAGCGCGGGCCTGATGCGATAG
- a CDS encoding VOC family protein, which yields MSRIFGAVCQNGYVVRDIRAAMDHWINVMGVGPWFFIEEVKTDYFRHRGAASDVKMSIALANSGDLQIELIQQTNDAPSMYKEFLDAGHEGLQHMSYWTRDYQGLYDRALGLGYLVGHEGQIGGELGRFAYFDTQAHPGTVVEISDISGNKGRFFEHIKRAAADWDGAEPIRAVR from the coding sequence ATGAGCCGCATCTTCGGCGCCGTCTGCCAGAACGGGTATGTCGTGCGCGATATTCGCGCGGCGATGGACCACTGGATCAACGTCATGGGCGTAGGGCCGTGGTTCTTCATCGAGGAGGTGAAGACCGACTATTTCCGGCACCGCGGGGCGGCGTCCGACGTCAAGATGAGCATCGCGCTGGCCAATTCCGGGGACCTGCAGATTGAGCTGATCCAGCAGACCAACGACGCGCCCTCGATGTACAAGGAGTTCCTGGACGCCGGCCATGAGGGGCTGCAGCACATGTCGTATTGGACCCGCGACTATCAGGGGCTCTACGACCGGGCGCTGGGGCTGGGCTACCTCGTCGGGCACGAGGGCCAGATCGGCGGGGAGCTGGGGCGGTTCGCCTATTTCGACACCCAGGCCCATCCCGGCACGGTGGTCGAGATCTCCGACATCAGCGGCAACAAGGGCCGGTTCTTCGAGCACATCAAGCGCGCGGCGGCCGACTGGGACGGCGCCGAGCCGATCCGCGCGGTGCGGTAG
- a CDS encoding ParA family protein: protein MFTIALVARKGGSGKTTLAVHLALAAWLRGARTLLADVDPQRSAIEALRARHGLGPDRVAIAGSKLYDLQMSAVRRGTDVMVIDTAAGVAEEQVSAIVLSDLCLLVVRPAFLDLAAAIESVDIVRRLKKPLLLVVNQAPAPREGVESPAVRRALRALALLSQPIAPTIIRSRMVYQRALETGRSAEEAGDPAAALEIAELWAYIRHFALPQRAAG from the coding sequence ATGTTCACCATCGCGCTGGTCGCCCGCAAGGGCGGCTCGGGCAAGACCACGCTCGCCGTCCACCTGGCCCTGGCGGCCTGGTTGCGCGGCGCGCGCACCCTGCTGGCCGACGTTGATCCGCAACGTTCCGCCATCGAGGCCCTGCGCGCGCGCCACGGCCTGGGTCCCGACCGCGTCGCCATCGCCGGGAGCAAGCTCTACGATCTGCAGATGAGCGCCGTGCGCCGCGGGACCGATGTCATGGTCATCGACACCGCCGCCGGGGTCGCCGAGGAGCAGGTCAGCGCCATCGTGCTCTCCGACCTCTGCCTCCTGGTGGTCCGCCCCGCCTTCCTGGACCTGGCCGCCGCCATCGAGTCGGTGGACATCGTCCGGCGCCTGAAGAAGCCTCTGCTGTTGGTGGTCAACCAGGCGCCCGCCCCCCGCGAAGGGGTCGAGTCCCCCGCCGTCCGCCGCGCCCTGCGCGCCCTGGCGCTGCTCTCCCAGCCGATCGCCCCCACCATCATCCGCTCGCGCATGGTCTATCAGCGAGCGCTGGAGACCGGCCGCTCGGCCGAGGAGGCGGGAGACCCCGCCGCAGCCCTGGAGATCGCCGAGCTCTGGGCCTACATCCGCCACTTCGCCCTGCCGCAACGCGCGGCGGGGTAG
- a CDS encoding phosphatidylinositol-specific phospholipase C1-like protein yields MIASLFAAALAIAANCDVEAPSGAAGCTRARVDALRINQIQAIGTHNSYKQAISPAQMKLLRGSNPKEAAGLDYAHPPLTDQLAAGARQLELDILYDPQGGRYADPLVKKFADDLPYDLTPLKGPGFKVMHVQDLDYRSSCPLFTGCLAEIRAWSKAHPDHVPLLILLNLKEGKLDLPGAVLAQPFDAVAMDAVDAEIRSVFRPGELITPDKVQGRRATLREAAFAHAWPKLKTARGKVMFALDAPIEQVEIYRGARRSLEGRVMFVNIDETSPAAAYITLNEPKEQADRIAAAVRAGLIVRTRADADTAEARTNDRSRQDAAFAAGAQYVSTD; encoded by the coding sequence ATGATCGCATCGCTGTTCGCCGCCGCCCTGGCCATCGCCGCCAACTGCGACGTGGAGGCGCCCTCCGGAGCAGCCGGCTGCACGCGCGCCCGGGTCGATGCGCTCAGGATCAACCAGATCCAGGCGATCGGCACCCACAATTCCTACAAGCAGGCGATTTCGCCGGCCCAGATGAAGCTGCTGCGGGGGTCCAATCCCAAGGAGGCCGCCGGCCTCGACTACGCCCATCCGCCCCTGACCGACCAGCTCGCCGCCGGCGCCCGGCAACTGGAGCTGGACATCCTCTACGACCCGCAGGGCGGCCGCTACGCCGACCCCCTGGTCAAGAAGTTCGCCGACGACCTGCCCTATGACCTCACGCCCCTGAAGGGCCCGGGCTTCAAGGTGATGCACGTCCAGGATCTGGACTACCGCTCCAGCTGCCCGCTGTTCACCGGCTGCCTGGCGGAGATCCGCGCCTGGTCGAAGGCCCACCCCGACCATGTGCCGCTGCTGATCCTGTTGAACCTCAAGGAGGGCAAGCTGGACCTGCCCGGCGCCGTGCTCGCCCAGCCCTTCGACGCCGTGGCCATGGACGCCGTCGACGCTGAGATCCGCTCCGTCTTCCGGCCGGGCGAGCTGATCACCCCGGACAAAGTCCAGGGCCGCCGCGCCACCCTGCGCGAGGCCGCCTTCGCCCACGCCTGGCCAAAGCTTAAGACCGCCCGTGGCAAGGTGATGTTCGCCCTCGACGCGCCCATCGAGCAGGTCGAGATCTATCGCGGCGCGCGCAGGTCGCTGGAGGGCCGGGTGATGTTCGTCAATATCGACGAGACCTCGCCGGCCGCGGCCTACATCACCCTCAACGAGCCCAAGGAACAGGCCGATCGCATCGCCGCGGCGGTCAGGGCCGGCCTCATCGTCCGCACCCGCGCCGACGCCGACACCGCCGAGGCCCGGACCAATGACCGCAGCCGCCAGGACGCCGCCTTCGCCGCGGGCGCCCAGTACGTCTCCACCGACTAA
- a CDS encoding GFA family protein, with protein MHTGSCLCRAVRFEVTGDLAPVQVCHCGDCRKAQGSAFGANIPVATADFTLLSGEGELRAYESSPGKERVFCSRCGSPVFSRLTGKPGVVRLRAGSLDEPVATEIGFHFYVASKASWWPIAGEATSYDGERPA; from the coding sequence ATGCACACCGGATCCTGCCTCTGCCGCGCCGTCCGTTTCGAGGTGACGGGGGACCTCGCGCCCGTCCAGGTCTGCCACTGCGGGGACTGCCGCAAGGCGCAGGGCTCGGCCTTCGGCGCCAATATTCCGGTGGCCACGGCGGACTTCACCCTGTTGAGCGGCGAGGGCGAGCTTCGCGCCTACGAATCCTCGCCGGGCAAGGAGCGGGTGTTCTGCAGCCGCTGCGGGAGCCCGGTCTTCAGCCGCCTGACGGGCAAGCCTGGGGTGGTGCGCCTGCGCGCCGGCAGCCTGGACGAGCCGGTGGCGACGGAGATCGGCTTCCATTTCTACGTGGCCTCGAAGGCCAGCTGGTGGCCGATCGCCGGCGAGGCGACCAGCTACGACGGCGAGCGCCCGGCCTAG
- a CDS encoding fatty acid desaturase: protein MTETKPADWNRKLAAYKRPDWRRSLFELVLTATALGGLWTLGWVAMHFGLWWLALLLTVPAAAFLVRLFMIQHDCGHGSFFEAKAANDWVGRAIGLLTLTPYEYWRHTHAIHHATSGNLDRRSLGVIEMLTVDEYLALSPGRRLAYRLYRNPAVMFGLGPSFVFFLQQRLPFGLMKAGWKPWLSTLGNTAIIAAGVGVMIWLLGPAPVLLVNFTTMVIAATIGVWLFFVQHQYEGVSWSRNKEWKRDEAALMGSSHYDLPQPLRWLTANIGIHHVHHLSSRIPFYRLPQVLKDHPELKDMSRIGLVESFKNARLALWDEAAQRLVSFREIRGRVAAA, encoded by the coding sequence GTGACCGAGACCAAACCCGCCGACTGGAATCGCAAACTCGCAGCCTACAAGCGCCCTGACTGGCGCCGCAGCCTGTTCGAGCTGGTGCTGACCGCCACCGCGCTCGGCGGCCTCTGGACCCTGGGCTGGGTGGCCATGCATTTCGGCCTGTGGTGGCTGGCCTTGCTGCTCACCGTGCCGGCCGCGGCCTTCCTGGTGCGGCTGTTCATGATCCAGCACGATTGCGGCCACGGATCGTTCTTCGAGGCCAAGGCGGCCAATGACTGGGTGGGCCGCGCCATCGGCCTGCTGACGCTCACGCCTTACGAATACTGGCGCCACACCCATGCCATCCATCACGCCACCTCAGGCAATCTCGACCGCCGGAGCCTCGGCGTGATCGAGATGCTGACCGTCGATGAATATCTGGCCCTGAGCCCGGGCCGCCGGCTGGCCTACCGGCTCTACCGCAATCCGGCGGTGATGTTCGGGCTGGGACCGAGCTTCGTGTTCTTCCTGCAACAGCGCCTGCCCTTCGGCCTTATGAAGGCCGGCTGGAAGCCTTGGCTTTCGACCCTGGGCAACACGGCCATCATCGCCGCCGGCGTCGGCGTGATGATATGGCTGCTGGGCCCGGCGCCGGTGCTGCTGGTCAACTTCACCACCATGGTGATCGCCGCCACCATCGGGGTCTGGCTGTTCTTCGTGCAGCACCAGTACGAGGGCGTGTCCTGGTCGCGGAACAAGGAGTGGAAGCGCGACGAGGCGGCGCTGATGGGCTCGTCGCACTACGACCTGCCCCAGCCCCTGCGTTGGCTGACCGCCAATATCGGCATCCACCACGTTCATCACCTGTCCAGCCGCATCCCCTTCTACCGCCTGCCCCAGGTGCTGAAGGACCATCCCGAGCTGAAGGACATGAGCCGGATCGGCCTGGTGGAGAGTTTCAAGAACGCCCGCCTGGCGCTCTGGGACGAGGCCGCCCAGCGGCTGGTCTCGTTCCGCGAGATCCGCGGCCGGGTGGCGGCGGCCTAG
- a CDS encoding DUF885 family protein: MTTLDRRAFLATTAAGALVAATPVLAQGSEDARLKTLLDAMFEEMVDDSPERATGLGLDKGPRAALKSQLDDYSEAGRLKRLGKTRDRVAKLKAIDRAALSPASKVDLDTVLYGQENGLAAGERFRFGSVGGRFSPYVISQQTGVYQDIPDFLDNQHRVETAADADAYMARLKAFAVALDQDLDRMKTDVAAGVVPPDFICDLALGQMKALRDQPPETTIMVTSIVGKAKTANLAGDYAGPAARIVAGEIFPALDRQIVAMTAARAIATADAGVWKLKDGAAYYAGGLKTSTTTDLSAEEIHKLGLDQVADITARLDVILKGQGMTKGTVAERLTALNADPKQLYPNTDEGRAALIADLNVQVAAIAARLPQAFATLPKAEVTVKRVPAFIQDGASNGYYQSAALDGSRPAAFFINLKNTHEWPKYNLPTLVYHEATPGHHLQIALSQESTKIPIIRRTGGGFSAFTEGWALYAEQLANEMGVYKGDPWGEAGYLQSFLFRASRLVVDTGLHHKRWTRDQATDYMVSVTGYPRSRALREIDRYCCSPGQATSYKVGHTVWARLREEAKAKLGAKFDLKAWHDAALLSGSMPLTVLERNLGEWVARV, from the coding sequence ATGACCACGCTCGACCGTCGCGCCTTCCTCGCGACCACCGCCGCCGGCGCTCTCGTCGCCGCCACCCCCGTCCTGGCCCAGGGCTCGGAAGACGCCCGCCTGAAGACCCTGCTCGACGCCATGTTCGAGGAGATGGTCGACGACAGCCCCGAACGCGCCACGGGCCTGGGCCTCGACAAGGGCCCCCGCGCCGCCCTCAAGAGCCAGCTCGACGACTATTCCGAGGCCGGCCGGCTCAAGCGCCTGGGCAAGACCCGCGACCGGGTGGCCAAGCTGAAGGCCATCGACCGGGCGGCCCTGTCGCCCGCCTCCAAGGTCGACCTCGACACGGTGCTCTACGGCCAGGAGAACGGGCTCGCGGCCGGCGAGCGGTTCAGGTTCGGTTCGGTGGGCGGCCGCTTCAGCCCCTATGTGATCAGCCAGCAGACCGGCGTCTATCAAGACATTCCCGACTTCCTCGACAACCAGCACCGGGTGGAGACCGCGGCCGACGCCGACGCCTACATGGCCCGGCTCAAGGCCTTCGCCGTGGCCCTGGACCAGGACCTCGACCGGATGAAGACCGACGTGGCCGCCGGCGTCGTGCCGCCGGACTTTATCTGCGACCTGGCCCTGGGCCAGATGAAGGCCCTGCGCGACCAGCCGCCCGAGACGACCATCATGGTCACCTCCATCGTCGGCAAGGCCAAGACCGCCAACCTGGCGGGCGACTATGCCGGTCCGGCTGCCAGGATCGTGGCGGGCGAGATCTTCCCGGCCCTGGACCGCCAGATCGTGGCCATGACCGCCGCGCGCGCAATCGCCACCGCCGACGCCGGGGTCTGGAAGCTGAAGGACGGGGCGGCCTATTACGCGGGCGGCCTGAAAACCTCCACGACCACCGACCTCTCGGCTGAAGAGATCCACAAGCTGGGCCTCGACCAGGTGGCCGACATCACCGCGCGCCTGGACGTGATCCTCAAGGGCCAGGGCATGACCAAGGGCACGGTGGCCGAGCGGCTGACCGCCCTCAACGCCGATCCCAAGCAACTCTACCCCAACACCGACGAGGGTCGCGCGGCCCTGATCGCCGACCTCAACGTCCAGGTGGCCGCCATCGCCGCGCGCCTGCCCCAGGCCTTCGCCACGCTTCCCAAGGCCGAGGTGACGGTCAAGCGCGTGCCGGCCTTCATCCAGGACGGCGCCTCCAACGGCTACTACCAGAGCGCGGCGCTCGACGGCTCGCGCCCGGCGGCCTTCTTCATCAACCTGAAGAACACCCACGAGTGGCCGAAGTACAATTTGCCGACCCTGGTCTATCACGAGGCCACGCCGGGCCATCACCTGCAGATCGCGCTCAGCCAGGAGAGCACGAAGATCCCGATCATCCGGCGCACCGGCGGCGGCTTCTCGGCCTTCACCGAGGGCTGGGCGCTCTATGCCGAGCAGCTCGCCAACGAGATGGGCGTCTACAAGGGCGACCCCTGGGGAGAGGCCGGCTACCTGCAGTCCTTCCTGTTCCGCGCCTCGCGCCTGGTGGTCGACACCGGCCTGCACCACAAGCGTTGGACCCGCGATCAGGCCACCGATTACATGGTCAGCGTCACCGGCTATCCGCGCTCGCGCGCCCTGCGCGAGATTGATCGCTACTGCTGCTCACCCGGCCAGGCCACCAGCTACAAGGTCGGCCACACCGTCTGGGCCCGCCTGCGCGAGGAGGCCAAGGCCAAGCTGGGTGCGAAGTTCGACCTGAAAGCCTGGCACGACGCGGCCCTGCTCTCGGGCTCCATGCCGCTTACCGTGCTGGAGCGGAACCTGGGCGAGTGGGTGGCGCGGGTCTAG
- a CDS encoding MmcQ/YjbR family DNA-binding protein: MTPDSFLAVALALPETSLGHHQSGADIRVVGKIFASPADRPGGTAVIKLTLDQRELLCAAEPTVFHPVEGMGASRGWTRMVVANTDEATALSALWMAWRNVAPPRLARAHPT, translated from the coding sequence ATGACGCCTGACTCTTTCCTTGCCGTCGCGCTCGCTCTTCCCGAAACCTCACTCGGTCATCACCAAAGCGGCGCGGACATTCGCGTCGTTGGAAAGATATTTGCGTCGCCAGCAGATCGGCCCGGGGGGACCGCGGTGATCAAGCTGACGCTTGATCAGCGAGAGTTGCTTTGCGCGGCTGAGCCGACAGTCTTCCATCCGGTGGAAGGGATGGGAGCCTCGCGCGGCTGGACGCGCATGGTCGTGGCGAACACTGATGAGGCGACCGCACTGAGCGCGCTTTGGATGGCTTGGCGCAACGTCGCGCCGCCACGGCTAGCCCGGGCGCATCCGACCTAG